Within the Bacteroidia bacterium genome, the region GGAAAATGGGATACGACCAGGTAGATGATGTACTCATAATCGGATTTAAAGTCTGATGTATCAATACCGGTAAACGTGAAAGATAGTGTTCATAAAGAGAATACCCTATGAAAAGTAAGTGGCTGATCATACTGCTGGCATTTGCCGGACTGGCCAGGGGCGATGAATATCAGGACAGTCTGCAGGGTCGCTTAGCGGAAAATTTGTCCGACAGCGTACGAATGAAGGTACTGTACAAATTAGCCGATCACCTTTCTTCGGACAGTGTGCAGAAAGCGATGCACTACTCCCGCGAACTGGAACTGCTGGCGTCGAATACAGAAAATAAAAAATATCTTGGCCGCGCATACTTTCTGCAAGGCACCTGCTTCGATCATCTGCAATCGTTCAAGGAGGCTATGGATTATTACTACAAAGCCCTTCCCTTGCTGGAAGAAACAGCAGACACTGCTGTTCTTGTACGCACCTATAATCAAATAGGTATCATTTCGTCGTATCAAAAGAATTACGAGGTTGCTCTGAAGTATTTTATAAAGTTTTCCGCCATTGCCAAAGCAAGAAAGGATGACAGACTTCTTGGTAATGTTTACAATAACATTGGGGTGACGTATAAAAATCTCGGCCGTATGGATCTGGCCAATGAATTTGCCTTTCGCTCCCTGGCCATTTTTGAGAAGCTGGACTTCAAGCGGGGGATCGCCTCCAGCTACCTGAACCTGGGTGTGAACCACGACAAATCCGGCGAACACGAAGAAGCCCAGAAGTACAATTTCAAGGCATTAAATCTTTTCAGAGAAATTCAAAACGATTTCGGACTAATCACCTCGTATACGAATATAGCTGACTCTTATAAGAACTCCGGCCATCTGGCCATGGCACTGACTTATTTCGACTCCAGCCAGACTTTGTGCCTCTCCACGGGTTCATTTATTCAGCTGAAAGATACCTACGAGGGACTTGCCGAGGTCCATCGGCTGCAAAACAATCATAAATCCGCTTATGAATATTACCGGAAATTCATCACACTGCGCGATTCCCTGTTCTCAGACGAGAGTGCCAGAAAAAGCGCAGACCTGGAGGCCCGGCAGGAACTGCTGAAGACAGAAAAGGAACTGGACCTTCTGAAAAAGAATGATGAAATAAGGGACCTGGAACTGAACCGTAACAAAATATTTGTGGTGTTGCTGATCCTCGCCGTTCTTTCAGTAGGAATTATCGCCTACCTTCTTTTCCAGCGTAACAAAAGCAAACAAAGCGCTAACGAAGTACTGCAACTCCAGAAAGAGGAGATCCTGCATCAAAAAAACGAAATTACAGACAGTATCAACTATGCCCGGCGAATTCAGGAAAGCATTTTACCACCCGATCGTATCGTTAAAGCCGTTCTCCCCGATTCTTTTGTTCTCTATCTGCCTAAAGATATTGTGAGCGGCGATTTTTACTGGGCCGATAAAAAAGACGGACGATCCTGGTTTGCCGCTGTGGACTGCACCGGGCACGGAGTGCCGGGTGCCATGATGAGTGTCCTCGGATTTAATCTGATACAGCAGTCCCTTCATGACAAAGGACTCCAAACACCCGGAGAAATACTGAAAAACCTGGACAATGGCGTTAATATGACCCTGCGCCAGTCGGGTTCTGACGATACAGTAAAAGACGGAATGGATCTGGCATTGTGCTGCATTGACTGGCATAAAATGGAACTGCAATATGCCGGTGCGTACAACCCCCTTTGGCTGCTCAAAAAGGACAGTGTGGATATCCTGGAAATCAAGGCCGACAAAAAGATCATCGGGTCAAACGTGAATGACGTGGCAGATGAATTTACCAATCACCGGCTCAGTCTGCATCGCGGCGACCTGGTATATCTGTTATCGGACGGCTATGCGGATCAGTTCGGAGGACCCAATGATAAGAAATTCAAGTACCGGCCGATGAAAGAGTTACTGTTGAGAATCCGGGGCAAGGAAATGGCTGAACAGCATAAAATCCTGAAGCAAACCATCCGTGAATGGCAGGGCAGCTGTGAACAAGTAGATGATATTCTGATCATTGGGGTGAGGGTTTAAGCCGGTAGCGGGTACGCAGGAAATTCTTAGCTTTGTGGTTCAAAGTAAAAACTATGGACCAGGCAAACGAAGACCTCCGGCACATTCGCTCCATCATGGAGCGGTCATCCCGATTTCTGTCATTAAGCGGACTTTCCGGCGTGTTTGCAGGTATTTATGCACTGGCAGGAGCCTGGGTGGCCCGCTGGTATCTTACCCATCTGAGTACCGAAACCAGGTATGAATATTACGATTTCAGCCTGCAGTCATTGGCCGTACACGGTGAAGGTACACGTCACCTGGTAGATTTCTATACCTTTTTTATTCTGGATGCGGGGTCCGTTCTGATACTCTCTCTCCTTACCGGCTTTCTCCTCACCCGCCGGAAAGCGGCAAAGGCCGGACTGAAAGTATGGGATCCAACAAGCAAGCGCATGCTGATCAACCTGGGCATCCCGCTGGTTACCGGCGGGTTGTTCTGTCTTATAATGCTCTGGTATAACAACTGGTACCTTGTGGCACCCGCCACCCTGATCTTTTACGGCCTGGCCCTTATCAACGCCAGCAAATACACCTTCAATGATATCCGTTATCTCGGTGTTTCTGAGATCATTCTCGGTCTCGTAGCTGCCTTCTTTGTTCCCTACTCCCTCTGGTTCTGGGCCTTAGGGTTCGGGGTGCTCCATATTATTTACGGCGTGGTCATGTGGGCCCGCTATGAGCGATGAAAAATCCCATCATAAAACTTAATAAGGCCTTTGAATCCAGGGTGCGGCTTGGAATCATGAGTATTCTTATGGTCAACGAGCGCGTGGACTTCAATACCCTGAAGGAAACCCTGGAGCTGACCGACGGCAATCTCGCTTCCCACCTCACCGCACTTGAAAAAGAAGGATACCTCAACGTCCGGAAATCCTTTCTCGGGCGAAAGCCCCACACTACTTATGGAGCAACACGACCCGGCGAAAAAGCCTTCAAAGAACACCTGCACGGCCTGGAGAACCTTCTTAAAAAACGTTAACACGCAATAAATATATTTTTTTATCGTTTTACTTTGTATCTCAAAGTACTTTATATGAAAGTGAAATTCATTCTTCCTGCACTTACCGAAGCGGAAAGCCCCTATTGGAGGCCTGTCAAATACTCTCTTTTTCCGCCTCTGGGACTCACCGCGCTGGCGGCGTACCTGGGTCCGGATGATGAAGCATCACTTACCGACGAGCATGTGGAGACACTGGATTTAGAAGACAGGCCAGATCTTGTAGTGATCCAGGTATATATCACGAATGCGTTCCGGGCTTACCGCTATGCCGATCACTACCGGGCAAAAGGCTGTTTTGTAGTATTGGGCGGCTTGCATGTAACTGCCTTGCCGGAAGAGGCGGCACAGCACGCCGACGCCATATTCATGGGTCCGGGAGAAGAAACATTCCCTGAATTTTTACATGATTTCCGGTCCCGGAATCCAAAAAAAGTATATTTCTCCTCTATCCGCACCTTGCAGGGAGTTCCTCCGGTACGACGCGACCTTATTAAGCGTCATCTCTATCTCGTTCCGAACAGTATTGTAGTTTCCCGGGGGTGCCCGCACCATTGCGGCTTCTGTTATAAGGATGCTTTCTTTGAGGGAGGGAGGTCCTTCTACACCCAACGCGTGGATGAGGCTCTAACGGAGATCAGCCGGCTTCCGGGACGGCACTTGTATTTCCTGGATGATCACCTGCTGGGTAATCGTCGGTTCGCGGAGGAGCTATTCGAGGGAATGAAGGGTATGAACCGGGTATTTCAGGGGGCCGGTACGGTCGATTCTATACTGCGCGGAAACCTCATTGAGAAAGCGGCTGAAGCCGGTCTGCGTAGTTTGTTTGTAGGATTTGAAACATTAAGTGCGAACAACCTCCGGGCTTCTAATAAAAAGCATAATCTGGGAAAAAATTATGAGAAGGCCATTCAACGGCTGCACGACTTCGGCATCATGATTAACGGGAGTTTCGTTTTTGGGATGGATGACGACCGGGAAGATGTATTTGATCGCACCGTAGATTGGGCGGTAAAAAACGGCATCACCACTTCTACCTTTCATATTATGACTCCGTACCCCGGCACCGCACTTTTCAGAGAAATGGAAGCAGCGAAACGGATCCTGCATCGGAGGTGGAATGAATACGATACCCGCACCGTTGTGTATAAAACAAGCGGAATGAGTGCGGAAGTCCTGAAGGCAGGTTACGACAGGGCCTACCGGAATTTTTATAGCTGGAGCAACATTACCAGGGCCAGCCTTGTACACGATAAAATAAAACATCAGCTTAAACATTTCGCCTATGCCGGTGGCTGGAAAAAATTTGAACCACTGTGGAACTTCGTGATTAAGAACCGGCGATTAAACAATATGCTTCCATTGCTGGAAAGTGTTCTTGCCAAAACAAAAACTCAACCTGTTCCTCTCTCCTCTCCTATCCTGATTCAACAACAAAAACCACATGCGGCATGAAGATCAATTTTGCGTTTTTAGGACTATCCACTGTATTTGCACTCTTTCTGCTGGGTTTGAGAGTAGTGGAGACCAATACACTGAAATATATTTTTCTGGCCTGGAACCTGGTACTCGCCTGGATGCCTATATTCATGGCCTTGCTCCTGAAAGAAGTCAGCAAGGATCTCCGGTTCAGGTGGCCACATCTGTTCATTCTGGGAGGCTGGCTGCTTTTTCTTCCCAACGCTCCGTATTTGATCACCGATCTGCTTCATTTAAGACCAAGGGAAGGGGCCCCGTTCTGGTTTGATGTGTGCCTGGTTGGAATATTTGCCTGGAATGGCATCGCGACCGGACTGGCTTCCACGCGGATTATTCATCTGTACCTGATCCGTAATGTTGGAAAATGGAAGTCGGCAATACTGATCACCCTTTGTTTCATGCTTTGCGGTTTTGGCGTGTACCTCGGGAGAGTGGAACGCTGGAATTCCTGGGATATATTGTCTGATCCGCTGGCGCTTCTCAACAATATAACGGATCTTATATTAAATCCCTTTGAACATCCGGGCATGCTGGGCATGAGTTCCATCTTCTTTTTATTTCTCTCATTGGCCTATTTCAGCACACATGGTGTGCATCTTTCCTTAAAAAACACAGCGCATGAAAAAAACCGTATTGAGTTTTAAATACGCCATCCGTGGCATTGCTCAGTTATTCCTGACGCAACGGAATGCAAGAATCCATTTGCTTGCACTGATTACCGTTGTTACTTTTGGCTTCTGGTTCAGAATTGAACAACACGAATGGCTTTGGCTGCTGGCTGCTTCAGGTTTCGTACTCACTGCAGAAGGATTTAACACCTCCATAGAATACCTCACTGATCTTGCATGTCCGGATTTTTCAAATCAGGCAGGAAAGGTAAAAGATATTGCTGCCGGGGCGGTATTGTTAGCGGCGCTTACTGCCGTGGTGGTGGGACTGATTGTATTTGTGCCAAAAATCGGGCTAGCCATGTTCTAATGTTCACTCCCGTTGATAGCGGGGGCGGCGAAAGCCGAACTACGAAATCGTTTAGAATCAGCTACCGCACCAATTTCTTTGTCAGCAATTCACTTCCGGCGTGAATACGTAGCAGGTACAATCCGCCCGCCAGCTCTTCAAGACTGATTTCATCCTTGTCTGTAAAACGCTTCCTGCTGATTAATGTTCCGGCAAGATTGTATAACTCCCATGCGGCTTCAACCCCGGGGCAGCTGATAATCCACGTATCATGGCCATTCTGTAAAATACGGATAGAGGAGATACCGGGATCACTCAGTCCTGTTGCAGGATTACTCCATTTGGCAATGTTAAAAGCCATGCCTCCGCCTGCAAGAGTAAAAATACCGCCTGCATACAGATAACCTCCGTATTTACTCAGGGCTTCAACGTTGTTGTTCATTCCCTGTACGCTCACCTGGCTCCAGGCACTGCCATTCCATTTGGCGATCCGGTTTGCGGTAACTAACCCTGCGGTTGTAAAGGCTCCGCCTGCGTACAGTTCTCCGTTATAAACCGTCAGGGCTTTCACATCACCTCCCCCCATCCCGGTTCCAAGTGCAGACCAGGCAGAACCATTCCATTCAGCGATGTAGGTAGCCGGACTGCCTCCGGCATTCTGAAAAAATCCGCCGCATATCAACTTCCCATTATACACACACATAGCTGCAACCCTGGCATCCATTCCCACACCGACCGCCGACCAGGTGCTGCCATTATATTTTGCAATGTAACTGGCCGAGGTATTGACAATGGTAGTGAAATCGCCTCCCACATATAATTCGCCGTTATAAACAGCCATGCACCTTACACCGGCACTGGTACTATTCCCGAACCCGGTCCATGTACTTGTACCCTCATTCCATTTGGTAATGTTATAGCTCTGGTTCGGACCGGCAGTATTAAAGGTGCCACCAATGAATAGTTCACCCTGGTATTGCTGCATGCAGTACACATTATTATTAATGCCTGTGGTGAGGGGAGTCCATGTGTTTCCGTCCCACTTGCCGATATGATTGATGGGAGTAGATCCGGACATTGTAAAATTACCGCCCATATGCATCTCCCCGTTATACAAAGTCATGCAGAAGGCCGAATTATTCAGGCCGGAACCCACATTGCCCCATGCCGAGCCGTTCCACGATACTACCCGGGTGCCGGGGCTGGTAAAATCACCGCCCACATACAACAAGTTAGCAATGGTATCATTATACATAACATGCACCGCGTTATTGGTCCCCGAAAGCACAGCAGACCATTGGGCAAATGAAAACGCGGGTAAAATCAGCAGGAGGATAGTCATTCGGTTCATGAACGGGCTCTTTAGCAAGTAAAGATAAAAAAAAGGGCGAAATGTTATCTGTTTCACTTCACCACGAACTCCCGGATAAACATGACAACGGATGCAAGATAGAAGTCGTTATTTACTTTCTTCCTGAATCCATGCCCTTCATCTTTCCCAAGGAGATACCAAACAGGATTTCCGTTCTTTTTCAGTGCGTCCACCATTTGCTCCGCTTCCGTTGCCGGCACCCTCGGATCATTCAACCCCTGCACAATAAACATTGGTTTTGTGATCTTGTGAACATTATTATTGGGCGAAATTTTTTCGAGAAAGTCGCGCATCTTCGGATCCCGCTCGTCGCCGTACTCCACCCGTCTTAAATCGCGTCTGTATTCTGAAGTGTTCTTCAGGAATGTAACGAAGTTCGAAATTCCCACCACATCTATACCGCCTTTCAGACGGTCGTTAAAATGTGTCATACAGGCCAGGGTCATATAACCGCCATACGATCCGCCCCAAACTGCCACTTTGGATGCGTCAAGCTCCGGCTGCAGCGCAATCCAGTCGAGGAGCTTCCCGATATCCTTTACCGAATTCTCCCGGAGGAATCCGTTGTCCAGTGTAACATAGGTTTTACCGTATCCCGTGCTGCCGCGAACATTAGGAACCAATATAGCCACCCCCAGTTCATTACAAAGATACTGGTAGAGGGGCGAAAAGCCTGGTTTACTCTGCCCTTCCGGGCCTCCGTGAATATTGATCATCACCGGAAGTTTTCCGGGCCGGTTCGGCTTGTACAAAATACAAGGGATCATCCGCGGTTTTCCGCCAGAAGAATCGAATGTGGGATAATAAAAAATGGACGGCTTTGAAAATTTCGAGACATCCATATTACCAACTTCTGAAAAGGTCCAGCGTGTAATTACCTCTTTGCCACCTGCCAGAAACTTATCCGCATCTAAGACATAGACATCGCCCGAAGAGTTGAACGTAGTAAGGGTATAAGCGAGCCGGTTGGTCACCGGATGAAAACGCATCGTTGAAAATAAGCCCTCCGGAAGCTGGGATACGCGGGTATACATTTTCTTTTTTACCTGATAAATATACAGGGAAGAATAACCGTTTTCATTGCATTCGAACGCAACGAGATCTCCTTTGGCATTCAGCTCAAAACCTTCTGCATCCCAGGGAATCTTTCCGGAGATAACCGTTGATTTTTTTGCAGCGATATCGTAATACCTGAGGTGGGAAAATTCACTGCCTTCGTCGGAAACATACCATATCCCTTTCCCGTCCGGGGAGAAGGAGGCTTCGCCGATATTTATTTTTTCCTCGGAAGGAATCAGGTTGATCATTTTTTTTCCCACGAGGTCATAGAGGTATAGATGGGATTCATTCACGGAAACATAATTCTTCACAATCATCCACTTTTCATCCCTGGACCAGTCACTTATCCCCCAGCCTCCGCCTTCCACCTTCAGTACCAGTTCGGGCTCAACATCACGGTCGAGGTAATGTACATAGATATCCATATCCTTGCCGTTTCTGGCATTTCCTGTGTAGGCGAATTTGTCACCTTTGGTGCTCCATTTAAAACGCTCGTGCCTGGATTTGCCATCGGTAAGGGTCTGATACTGGTTCGTATTCAAATTCAGACGCAGAATCTGATAATTTTCATCGCCTCCTACATCCTTCATAAACAGCAGTTCATTTCTACGCGCATCAGGACAGGACATTCCGGTTCCAATGGGTTCTTTAAACCAGGTGATCTGTGTACGATCCTTCCCAGGACCTGCTACGTAATGCAGCTGTGCCACATCTGCAAACCGGGTGGAAATAATCATTCCTTTACCCCCGGGACCCCAGTCGCAGAAGACTGCTGAACGGACATTGGTGAATTTCGCCAGTTGCTCAAAGAGCGGATTGGGAATATCTGGAATGCCCTCCATTGCAAGGTTACCTATTTCTTTTCGCTGTTGCCCGAAGAATACTGCGGCGCACATCAGGAGTCCGGTAAGGATGTTCGTTTTCATTGATTGGGATTTGTAATCACTTTTTTAACAGACAAGCCATCCGGAGTGCAGAAAAGATATACTCCCGGAGTCAGCGGAGGCAACAGCAGTTTCCTGCCAGTAAGATCATGCCACGCGCCACCTGTTATGGTATTGCTTTTCGTATCACCCTCCATACCCAGTCCGCTGCCCCAGCGGCTGATATACTTCGAATAGACAGATCCGGCATAGGCGAAATAACCACCTACGTATAGTTCTCCCCCATAGGTTATCCACTTCCAGGTGTAACTGTTGGTGCCGCCATACATCGGAAGCCAGTTTACTCCATTGAATACTGCAACATAGTTAAGCTGGGTGCTGCCGGAATACATAAAATTTCCGCAGGCATACAGCTTTCCGTTAAAGGACCAAAGATCATTCACCCAGTCATCGAATCCGGCCGCGACAGCGGACCAGCCTGCGCCATTCCATTTCGCCACGCGAAGGGCGGGATTGCCGCCTGCACTCTGGAAATTTCCACCCGCATACAATTCACCGTTATGAACACCCAGGGCATCGCCCTCCCCACCCAATCCGCCCCCTACATCTACCCATGCATTTCCCGACCATGCAGCCATAAAGGCGAGAGGAGTAACTCCGCTGGAATCAAAATTTCCGCAGGCATACAACGTACTGTTCCATATAGTCATGTCGAGGACACCGTTATTAAAACCGTCTCCACAGGCGGACCATGTACTTCCGTTCCATCTGGCTACTCTGCTGACAGGCACCAATCCGGCGGAATCAAAATCTCCTCCTACATAGAGTTCACCATTAAAAACATGTAAACAAAAACCGAGGTAACTCAATCCACCGCCAACATCCGACCATGTAGAACCGTTCCATCGTGCGATATAGTTCACTTCCGTAGTTCCGCAATGAGTAAACAGGCCTGTGGCATACAGTTCGCCATTGTAATACTCCACATCCCTTACCAGTCCGTTCGTACCCGGTCCGAGTGCCTGCCAGTTGACTCCGTCCCAACGGGCAATATTATTTGCATTTCCGGTACCGGCAGTCATGAAATCTCCTGCTACATACATGAATGAAGAAACGGTATCGAGTGCAATTCCCAACACACCAATGCCTCCTCCCAGACTACCACCAACCGGATTCCAGACCTGCGCCTGAATTATGAACGGAAGCAAGACAAAAGGAATTACTTTACTTCGCATCCGGCTAATTTAATAATAAAACATTACTGATCCTGAGTATCGGAACTGCGAAAAAAATCAATTCGCTCAAGGTCCACGAGTAGAACACCCTTATAATAATGATCTATGATTTCTCTGACAGAATACCCCTGTTTTGACATTTCCATAGCACCCTCCTGG harbors:
- a CDS encoding tetratricopeptide repeat protein, producing MKSKWLIILLAFAGLARGDEYQDSLQGRLAENLSDSVRMKVLYKLADHLSSDSVQKAMHYSRELELLASNTENKKYLGRAYFLQGTCFDHLQSFKEAMDYYYKALPLLEETADTAVLVRTYNQIGIISSYQKNYEVALKYFIKFSAIAKARKDDRLLGNVYNNIGVTYKNLGRMDLANEFAFRSLAIFEKLDFKRGIASSYLNLGVNHDKSGEHEEAQKYNFKALNLFREIQNDFGLITSYTNIADSYKNSGHLAMALTYFDSSQTLCLSTGSFIQLKDTYEGLAEVHRLQNNHKSAYEYYRKFITLRDSLFSDESARKSADLEARQELLKTEKELDLLKKNDEIRDLELNRNKIFVVLLILAVLSVGIIAYLLFQRNKSKQSANEVLQLQKEEILHQKNEITDSINYARRIQESILPPDRIVKAVLPDSFVLYLPKDIVSGDFYWADKKDGRSWFAAVDCTGHGVPGAMMSVLGFNLIQQSLHDKGLQTPGEILKNLDNGVNMTLRQSGSDDTVKDGMDLALCCIDWHKMELQYAGAYNPLWLLKKDSVDILEIKADKKIIGSNVNDVADEFTNHRLSLHRGDLVYLLSDGYADQFGGPNDKKFKYRPMKELLLRIRGKEMAEQHKILKQTIREWQGSCEQVDDILIIGVRV
- a CDS encoding diacylglycerol kinase family protein codes for the protein MKKTVLSFKYAIRGIAQLFLTQRNARIHLLALITVVTFGFWFRIEQHEWLWLLAASGFVLTAEGFNTSIEYLTDLACPDFSNQAGKVKDIAAGAVLLAALTAVVVGLIVFVPKIGLAMF
- a CDS encoding DUF1361 domain-containing protein, with the protein product MKINFAFLGLSTVFALFLLGLRVVETNTLKYIFLAWNLVLAWMPIFMALLLKEVSKDLRFRWPHLFILGGWLLFLPNAPYLITDLLHLRPREGAPFWFDVCLVGIFAWNGIATGLASTRIIHLYLIRNVGKWKSAILITLCFMLCGFGVYLGRVERWNSWDILSDPLALLNNITDLILNPFEHPGMLGMSSIFFLFLSLAYFSTHGVHLSLKNTAHEKNRIEF
- a CDS encoding B12-binding domain-containing radical SAM protein encodes the protein MKVKFILPALTEAESPYWRPVKYSLFPPLGLTALAAYLGPDDEASLTDEHVETLDLEDRPDLVVIQVYITNAFRAYRYADHYRAKGCFVVLGGLHVTALPEEAAQHADAIFMGPGEETFPEFLHDFRSRNPKKVYFSSIRTLQGVPPVRRDLIKRHLYLVPNSIVVSRGCPHHCGFCYKDAFFEGGRSFYTQRVDEALTEISRLPGRHLYFLDDHLLGNRRFAEELFEGMKGMNRVFQGAGTVDSILRGNLIEKAAEAGLRSLFVGFETLSANNLRASNKKHNLGKNYEKAIQRLHDFGIMINGSFVFGMDDDREDVFDRTVDWAVKNGITTSTFHIMTPYPGTALFREMEAAKRILHRRWNEYDTRTVVYKTSGMSAEVLKAGYDRAYRNFYSWSNITRASLVHDKIKHQLKHFAYAGGWKKFEPLWNFVIKNRRLNNMLPLLESVLAKTKTQPVPLSSPILIQQQKPHAA
- a CDS encoding S9 family peptidase encodes the protein MEGIPDIPNPLFEQLAKFTNVRSAVFCDWGPGGKGMIISTRFADVAQLHYVAGPGKDRTQITWFKEPIGTGMSCPDARRNELLFMKDVGGDENYQILRLNLNTNQYQTLTDGKSRHERFKWSTKGDKFAYTGNARNGKDMDIYVHYLDRDVEPELVLKVEGGGWGISDWSRDEKWMIVKNYVSVNESHLYLYDLVGKKMINLIPSEEKINIGEASFSPDGKGIWYVSDEGSEFSHLRYYDIAAKKSTVISGKIPWDAEGFELNAKGDLVAFECNENGYSSLYIYQVKKKMYTRVSQLPEGLFSTMRFHPVTNRLAYTLTTFNSSGDVYVLDADKFLAGGKEVITRWTFSEVGNMDVSKFSKPSIFYYPTFDSSGGKPRMIPCILYKPNRPGKLPVMINIHGGPEGQSKPGFSPLYQYLCNELGVAILVPNVRGSTGYGKTYVTLDNGFLRENSVKDIGKLLDWIALQPELDASKVAVWGGSYGGYMTLACMTHFNDRLKGGIDVVGISNFVTFLKNTSEYRRDLRRVEYGDERDPKMRDFLEKISPNNNVHKITKPMFIVQGLNDPRVPATEAEQMVDALKKNGNPVWYLLGKDEGHGFRKKVNNDFYLASVVMFIREFVVK
- a CDS encoding transcriptional regulator — its product is MKNPIIKLNKAFESRVRLGIMSILMVNERVDFNTLKETLELTDGNLASHLTALEKEGYLNVRKSFLGRKPHTTYGATRPGEKAFKEHLHGLENLLKKR
- a CDS encoding T9SS type A sorting domain-containing protein; the protein is MTILLLILPAFSFAQWSAVLSGTNNAVHVMYNDTIANLLYVGGDFTSPGTRVVSWNGSAWGNVGSGLNNSAFCMTLYNGEMHMGGNFTMSGSTPINHIGKWDGNTWTPLTTGINNNVYCMQQYQGELFIGGTFNTAGPNQSYNITKWNEGTSTWTGFGNSTSAGVRCMAVYNGELYVGGDFTTIVNTSASYIAKYNGSTWSAVGVGMDARVAAMCVYNGKLICGGFFQNAGGSPATYIAEWNGSAWSALGTGMGGGDVKALTVYNGELYAGGAFTTAGLVTANRIAKWNGSAWSQVSVQGMNNNVEALSKYGGYLYAGGIFTLAGGGMAFNIAKWSNPATGLSDPGISSIRILQNGHDTWIISCPGVEAAWELYNLAGTLISRKRFTDKDEISLEELAGGLYLLRIHAGSELLTKKLVR